The Miltoncostaea oceani genome includes a region encoding these proteins:
- a CDS encoding cupin domain-containing protein translates to MIQAIDLTAVDLLEIESPTDPARRLKVAFPISSATGTAASACVYFELEPGAHVGVHTDTAEEFLVILEGRGEGLVGEETAPVQAGQVVVVPAMVRHDITNTGDGILRVLGTFAGSVNIGTFEEPLGEGGPQVFVIGGPMPIVLPLGEPVAA, encoded by the coding sequence ATGATCCAGGCCATCGACCTCACCGCCGTCGACCTGCTCGAGATCGAGTCGCCGACGGACCCCGCGCGGCGGCTGAAGGTGGCGTTCCCCATCTCGAGCGCGACCGGCACGGCCGCGAGCGCGTGCGTCTACTTCGAGCTCGAGCCGGGCGCGCACGTCGGCGTCCACACCGACACCGCGGAGGAGTTCCTCGTCATCCTCGAGGGCCGGGGCGAGGGGCTCGTCGGCGAGGAGACGGCGCCCGTCCAGGCCGGCCAGGTGGTGGTGGTGCCGGCGATGGTGCGCCACGACATCACGAACACCGGTGACGGCATCCTGCGCGTGCTCGGGACCTTCGCCGGCTCGGTGAACATCGGCACGTTCGAGGAGCCCCTGGGCGAGGGCGGCCCGCAGGTCTTCGTCATCGGCGGTCCGATGCCGATCGTGCTCCCGCTCGGCGAGCCGGTGGCGGCCTGA
- a CDS encoding TetR/AcrR family transcriptional regulator has product MTTTSPGARERNRLRTRQRIVEAAAELHTTVGPARTTIMGIAERAGVQRHTVYAHFPDETALFRACTTHWFALNPPPDHEHWAAIEDVEDRVIAALEDVYAYWERTADDLIPVMADAGRVEAMDEALDFWAERIGAWVDAVAGGLRLRGRRRTRSRAALRHALALETWRSLTVAGELTRPEAVRLMAAFVRLAMEPDGRRAV; this is encoded by the coding sequence ATGACGACGACCTCACCCGGCGCGCGGGAGCGCAACCGCCTGCGGACGCGGCAGAGGATCGTCGAGGCGGCCGCCGAGCTGCACACGACGGTCGGCCCTGCGCGGACCACGATCATGGGCATCGCCGAGCGCGCCGGCGTGCAGCGGCACACCGTCTACGCGCACTTCCCCGACGAGACCGCGCTCTTCCGGGCGTGCACCACCCACTGGTTCGCCCTGAACCCGCCGCCCGATCACGAGCACTGGGCCGCGATCGAGGACGTCGAGGACCGGGTCATCGCGGCGCTCGAGGACGTCTACGCCTACTGGGAGCGCACCGCCGACGACCTGATCCCGGTGATGGCCGACGCCGGGAGGGTCGAGGCGATGGATGAGGCGCTCGACTTCTGGGCCGAGCGCATCGGCGCCTGGGTGGATGCCGTCGCCGGGGGCCTGCGACTCCGCGGGCGGCGGCGGACCCGGTCGCGGGCCGCGCTGCGCCACGCGCTGGCGCTCGAGACCTGGCGCTCCCTGACCGTCGCGGGCGAGCTCACCCGGCCCGAGGCGGTGCGGCTCATGGCGGCCTTCGTCCGCCTCGCGATGGAGCCGGACGGGCGGCGCGCCGTCTGA
- a CDS encoding ATP-binding cassette domain-containing protein: MTAPPLVTIDGVTRRFGAVTALDAVSLTLEAGVTGLLGPNGAGKTTLIRALATVEPPDAGSIHVLGDEATGPLAARTRVRRVIGYLPQELAFPRGMTAFTFLDYIAVLKEWSDTAARHAEVRRVLDLVDLGGRASARVRTLSGGQRRRLALGQAFIGDPDLLILDEPTTGLDPERRASLRAVLSARGAVGAVLLSTHQTEDVAALCERVVVLAEGRVRFDGTVSDFVGAAAGSVWLADREVPGAAVSWRTGTGRIRSIGGHPGPDAVPAEPSVEDAYLLMVGRRAADRVAVAA; encoded by the coding sequence ATGACCGCACCGCCCCTCGTCACGATCGACGGGGTCACCAGGAGGTTCGGGGCCGTCACCGCCCTCGACGCCGTCAGCCTGACCCTGGAGGCGGGCGTCACCGGACTGCTCGGCCCGAACGGCGCCGGCAAGACCACCCTGATCCGCGCGCTGGCGACCGTCGAGCCGCCCGACGCAGGGAGCATCCACGTGCTCGGCGACGAGGCGACGGGCCCGCTGGCGGCGCGCACGCGGGTGCGCCGGGTGATCGGCTACCTGCCGCAGGAGCTCGCCTTCCCGAGGGGGATGACGGCCTTCACGTTCCTCGACTACATCGCGGTGCTGAAGGAGTGGAGCGACACGGCCGCCCGCCACGCCGAGGTGCGGCGCGTCCTCGACCTCGTCGACCTCGGGGGGCGCGCGTCGGCCCGGGTTCGGACGCTGTCGGGCGGGCAGCGCCGCCGCCTCGCCCTCGGCCAGGCCTTCATCGGCGACCCGGACCTGCTGATCCTCGACGAGCCGACGACCGGCCTCGACCCCGAGCGGCGCGCCAGCCTGCGGGCGGTGCTGTCCGCTCGGGGGGCCGTCGGGGCGGTACTGCTGTCGACCCACCAGACCGAGGACGTCGCGGCCCTCTGCGAGCGCGTCGTGGTCCTCGCCGAGGGCCGGGTGCGCTTCGACGGGACCGTCAGCGACTTCGTCGGCGCCGCCGCCGGCTCGGTGTGGCTCGCCGACCGGGAGGTGCCCGGGGCCGCCGTGTCCTGGCGCACCGGGACCGGCCGGATCCGCTCGATCGGCGGCCACCCCGGGCCGGACGCCGTCCCCGCGGAACCGTCGGTCGAGGACGCCTACCTGCTGATGGTGGGCCGGCGGGCCGCCGACCGGGTGGCGGTCGCGGCATGA
- a CDS encoding zf-HC2 domain-containing protein: MSTTAWHADAALLGRYLDGAADLSAAASVEAHLISCAACRERLAHLSPAGDLAPAWARVVAEIATPRPSPALRLLRRFGLSDADVVLLRAARALDGSWTLAVIAVVAFAALAALSNAAGGRALYLLVAPLVPVMGVVASFASFDPLDDLTAATPYSKARVALVRAGAVCVTSVPVVVALGVSVPPIGSLAFAWLLPSLALTLFSLLVMTAWSPAAAGTSAGAIWVVVVAVAHRADEAAAAVDPRLVPVYLTLAGAGAVALAVRLTTAPGGHR, from the coding sequence GTGAGCACCACCGCCTGGCACGCCGACGCGGCCCTTCTCGGGCGCTACCTCGACGGCGCCGCCGACCTCTCCGCGGCCGCGTCGGTCGAGGCCCACCTGATCTCGTGCGCGGCGTGCCGGGAGCGCCTCGCGCACCTCTCCCCGGCGGGGGACCTCGCGCCGGCCTGGGCCCGGGTCGTCGCCGAGATCGCGACGCCCCGGCCGTCGCCCGCGCTGCGGCTCCTACGCCGGTTCGGTCTCTCCGACGCCGACGTGGTGCTGCTGCGCGCCGCCCGCGCCCTCGACGGCTCGTGGACGCTCGCGGTGATCGCCGTGGTGGCGTTCGCCGCCCTCGCCGCCCTTAGCAACGCGGCGGGCGGGCGGGCGCTCTACCTGCTGGTGGCCCCGCTCGTGCCCGTCATGGGCGTCGTCGCGTCGTTCGCCTCCTTCGACCCCCTCGACGACCTGACCGCCGCGACGCCCTACTCGAAGGCCCGTGTGGCGCTGGTCCGCGCCGGGGCCGTCTGCGTGACGAGCGTCCCCGTCGTGGTGGCCCTCGGGGTCTCCGTGCCGCCGATCGGATCCCTCGCGTTCGCGTGGCTGCTGCCGTCCCTCGCCCTGACCCTGTTCAGCCTCCTGGTCATGACGGCGTGGAGTCCGGCGGCCGCCGGCACGTCCGCCGGGGCGATCTGGGTCGTCGTCGTCGCCGTGGCCCACCGCGCCGACGAGGCCGCCGCCGCTGTCGACCCCCGGCTCGTGCCCGTCTACCTGACCCTCGCCGGCGCCGGCGCCGTGGCGCTCGCCGTCCGCCTGACCACCGCACCCGGAGGACACCGATGA
- a CDS encoding RNA polymerase sigma factor, translating into MNRNSDDAVLLRAVAAGDEGALRVLFDRHGPWIAARLRRRCNDEEVVADVLSDTFVAVWRGARRFRSDGEPAAWLWGIAVRRLVDRLRRHEAPTPFGAADLDAHATPLASAEEEVLLGVEHGDLGSALGRLSPELRAVVQATVLDGLTTREAARLLGIPQGTLKGRLRRAKAEMRTALVTAGGGA; encoded by the coding sequence GTGAACCGCAATTCCGACGACGCCGTGCTGCTGCGCGCGGTCGCCGCCGGCGACGAGGGGGCGCTGCGCGTCCTCTTCGACCGCCACGGCCCGTGGATCGCGGCGCGGCTGCGTCGCCGCTGCAACGACGAGGAAGTGGTGGCCGACGTGCTCTCCGACACGTTCGTCGCGGTGTGGCGCGGCGCGCGGCGGTTCCGCTCCGACGGCGAGCCGGCCGCGTGGCTGTGGGGCATCGCCGTGCGCCGCCTGGTCGACCGGTTGCGCCGTCACGAGGCCCCGACGCCGTTCGGCGCCGCCGACCTCGACGCCCACGCCACCCCGCTCGCCAGCGCGGAGGAGGAGGTGCTGCTCGGCGTCGAGCACGGCGACCTCGGGTCCGCGCTCGGGCGCCTGTCGCCCGAGCTCCGGGCGGTGGTGCAGGCCACGGTCCTCGACGGCCTCACGACGCGTGAGGCCGCCCGCCTGCTCGGCATCCCGCAGGGGACCCTGAAGGGCCGCCTGCGCCGGGCGAAGGCCGAGATGCGCACCGCCCTCGTGACCGCGGGAGGTGGGGCGTGA
- a CDS encoding glycosyltransferase: MTTAPRTPQRDGLRPAEVHIAPRRLARLGDLLDPEGFALSCERLRSAADLVRGRVVWHVNSTARGGGVAEMMGSLIGYSRDAGADARWLVIAGTPDFFAVTKRLHNMLHGDPGDAGGLGAAERRVYEGVLRENAVELAAVVRPGDVVVLHDPQTAGLIPAMRRRGAIVVWRCHIGSERLDDPRVSEAWAFLERYLPGAHAAVFTREAYVPACCRAGRVAVIQPSIDPFSPKNQDLAPAVVRAILVDTGLVEGPDGESPVFVRDDGAPGRVDRGADILRVGRAPGWETPLVVQVSRWDRLKDPAGVMAGFARLDAADAAGAHLVLAGPAVTAVADDPEAPEVLGEVTRAWRALPHDTRRRVQLVALPMADPGENAAIVNALQRHATVVVQKSIEEGFGLTVTEAMWKGRPVVASAVGGITEQIRDNRDGLLVPDPRDLDGFAGVLRGLLADPAQQRRLGVAARERVLSRFLPIRHLTDYARLIGDLITDHGSAHRPDRPARPPRAIRTGTTTGTASTG; encoded by the coding sequence ATGACGACTGCTCCGCGCACTCCGCAACGGGACGGCCTGCGGCCGGCGGAGGTCCACATCGCGCCGCGCCGGCTGGCGCGCCTCGGGGACCTCCTCGATCCGGAGGGTTTCGCGCTCTCCTGCGAGCGACTGCGGTCCGCGGCGGATCTGGTGCGGGGACGGGTCGTCTGGCATGTCAACTCGACCGCCCGCGGTGGCGGGGTCGCCGAGATGATGGGGTCGCTGATCGGCTACTCCCGCGACGCCGGCGCCGACGCCCGCTGGCTGGTGATCGCCGGCACCCCCGACTTCTTCGCCGTCACGAAGCGGCTGCACAACATGCTGCACGGGGACCCCGGCGACGCCGGTGGCCTGGGTGCGGCCGAGCGGCGGGTCTACGAGGGCGTGCTGCGCGAGAACGCCGTCGAGCTGGCGGCCGTCGTCCGGCCCGGTGACGTGGTGGTGCTGCACGACCCGCAGACGGCGGGGCTGATACCCGCGATGCGGCGCCGCGGCGCGATCGTCGTGTGGCGATGCCACATTGGCAGCGAGCGCCTCGACGACCCGCGGGTCTCCGAGGCGTGGGCGTTCCTCGAGCGGTACCTGCCGGGGGCCCACGCCGCCGTCTTCACGCGCGAGGCGTACGTCCCGGCCTGCTGCCGGGCCGGGCGGGTGGCCGTCATCCAGCCGTCGATCGACCCGTTCTCACCGAAGAACCAGGACCTCGCCCCCGCCGTCGTGCGTGCGATCCTCGTCGACACGGGCCTCGTGGAGGGCCCCGACGGCGAGTCGCCCGTGTTCGTGCGCGACGACGGCGCGCCCGGCCGGGTGGACCGGGGCGCCGACATCCTTCGCGTCGGGCGCGCGCCGGGGTGGGAGACCCCGCTCGTCGTGCAGGTCTCCCGCTGGGACCGCCTCAAGGACCCCGCCGGGGTGATGGCGGGCTTCGCCCGCCTCGACGCGGCCGACGCCGCGGGGGCCCATCTCGTGCTGGCCGGCCCGGCGGTCACCGCGGTCGCCGACGACCCCGAGGCCCCGGAGGTGCTCGGCGAGGTCACCCGGGCCTGGCGTGCGCTCCCCCACGACACGCGCCGGCGCGTGCAGCTCGTCGCGCTCCCGATGGCGGACCCCGGGGAGAACGCCGCGATCGTCAACGCGCTCCAGCGTCACGCGACGGTGGTCGTGCAGAAGAGCATCGAGGAGGGCTTCGGCCTGACGGTCACCGAGGCGATGTGGAAGGGGCGCCCGGTCGTCGCGAGCGCGGTGGGGGGCATCACCGAGCAGATCCGCGACAACCGCGACGGCCTCCTGGTGCCCGACCCGCGCGACCTCGACGGGTTCGCCGGCGTCCTCCGCGGCCTGCTCGCGGATCCCGCCCAGCAGCGCCGACTCGGCGTCGCGGCCCGCGAGCGCGTCCTCTCGCGGTTCCTCCCCATCCGCCACCTCACCGACTACGCGCGGCTGATCGGGGATCTGATCACCGATCACGGCTCGGCGCACCGGCCGGATCGCCCCGCCCGCCCTCCGCGCGCCATCCGCACCGGCACCACCACCGGGACGGCGTCGACGGGGTGA
- a CDS encoding class I fructose-bisphosphate aldolase, with translation MATTAGRSIEELLGDEGEALLTHTCETIPRDRITAPGPTWVDDVMTGSDRPVPVLRSLQTLFDHGRLGGTGYVSILPVDQGIEHSAAASFAPNPEFFDPVRIVELAIEGGCNAVASTLGTLGIASRRYAHRIPFMLKINHNEFLSYPNAYDQIMFASVKQAWELGAVAVGATIYFGSPESKRQIVEVSQAFAAAHELGMATVLWCYMRNSAFSPKDGGPDYHVAADLTSQANHLGVTIEADIIKQKLPETAAPGFTDLKFGKTHPRVYSELMSDNPIDQTRYQVANCYMGRIPLINSGGASAGDSDLAEAVRTAVVNKRAGGAGLISGRKAFQRPFADGAALLNAVQDVYLDDTITLA, from the coding sequence GTGGCGACGACGGCAGGCAGGTCGATCGAGGAGCTGCTGGGCGACGAGGGCGAGGCCCTCCTCACCCACACCTGCGAGACGATCCCGCGGGACCGCATCACGGCTCCGGGGCCCACCTGGGTCGATGACGTCATGACCGGCTCGGACCGCCCGGTCCCGGTGCTGCGTTCGCTGCAGACGCTGTTCGACCACGGTCGCCTCGGCGGCACCGGCTACGTCTCGATCCTCCCGGTCGACCAGGGCATCGAGCACTCGGCGGCGGCGTCGTTCGCGCCGAACCCCGAGTTCTTCGACCCGGTCCGGATCGTGGAGCTCGCGATCGAGGGTGGCTGCAACGCCGTCGCGAGCACGCTCGGCACGCTCGGGATCGCGTCGCGGCGCTACGCCCACCGCATCCCGTTCATGCTGAAGATCAACCACAACGAGTTCCTGTCGTACCCGAACGCCTACGACCAGATCATGTTCGCGTCGGTGAAGCAGGCGTGGGAGCTCGGCGCGGTCGCGGTCGGCGCGACGATCTACTTCGGCTCGCCGGAGTCGAAGCGCCAGATCGTCGAGGTCTCCCAGGCGTTCGCCGCCGCCCACGAGCTGGGGATGGCGACGGTCCTGTGGTGCTACATGCGGAACTCGGCGTTCAGCCCGAAGGACGGCGGCCCCGACTACCACGTCGCCGCGGACCTCACGAGCCAGGCGAACCACCTCGGCGTGACGATCGAGGCGGACATCATCAAGCAGAAGCTCCCCGAGACGGCGGCCCCCGGCTTCACCGACCTGAAGTTCGGCAAGACGCACCCGAGGGTCTACTCGGAGCTGATGAGCGACAACCCGATCGACCAGACCCGGTACCAGGTGGCGAACTGCTACATGGGCCGGATCCCGCTGATCAACTCGGGTGGCGCCTCCGCAGGCGACAGCGACCTGGCGGAGGCCGTCCGCACCGCCGTCGTCAACAAGCGCGCCGGCGGCGCCGGCCTCATCTCGGGCCGCAAGGCCTTCCAGCGCCCCTTCGCCGACGGCGCGGCGCTGCTGAACGCCGTCCAGGACGTCTACCTGGACGACACGATCACCCTGGCCTGA
- a CDS encoding cytochrome c biogenesis CcdA family protein, producing the protein MQDISALSYPVAFAAGFVSFASPCVLAVVPGYLTFISGVSFDELGSRTRDVLVPTAAFVFGFSLMFTAYGAGAGLIGYSLTEDQETLNLVAGILLIAMGIAMVALPRLGLMQTERRFTMAQRPTTLVGASLVGAAFAVGWTPCIGPILASILSYAAPTGSPGIGASLLFTYSLGLGIPFLLSGLFVTRAMAAFRWMRDRWRVVNATAAGLFIVIGFLVATGRFEIITQRLAGVGFTGI; encoded by the coding sequence GTGCAGGACATCAGCGCCCTGAGCTACCCGGTGGCCTTCGCGGCGGGGTTCGTCTCGTTCGCGTCGCCCTGCGTGCTGGCCGTCGTCCCCGGCTACCTGACGTTCATCTCGGGGGTCTCGTTCGACGAGCTCGGGTCGCGCACCCGCGACGTCCTCGTGCCGACGGCGGCGTTCGTGTTCGGGTTCTCCCTCATGTTCACCGCCTACGGCGCGGGCGCCGGGCTGATCGGCTACTCGCTGACCGAGGACCAGGAGACGCTGAACCTGGTGGCCGGGATCCTCCTCATCGCGATGGGGATCGCCATGGTGGCGCTGCCGCGCCTCGGGCTGATGCAGACGGAGCGGCGCTTCACGATGGCGCAGCGCCCGACGACGCTGGTCGGGGCGTCCCTCGTGGGGGCGGCGTTCGCGGTGGGGTGGACGCCCTGCATCGGGCCGATCCTCGCGAGCATCCTCAGCTACGCCGCCCCGACGGGCTCCCCCGGCATCGGCGCGAGCCTCCTCTTCACCTACTCGCTCGGCCTCGGGATACCGTTCCTGCTCTCGGGTCTCTTCGTGACCCGGGCGATGGCGGCGTTCCGCTGGATGCGGGACCGGTGGCGCGTCGTCAACGCGACGGCGGCCGGCCTGTTCATCGTCATCGGGTTCCTCGTCGCGACCGGGAGGTTCGAGATCATCACCCAGCGTCTCGCCGGAGTGGGGTTCACGGGCATTTGA
- the wecB gene encoding non-hydrolyzing UDP-N-acetylglucosamine 2-epimerase: MRIVSIVGNRPQFVKAAPLSRALRTRVDEVLVHSGQHYDPELADLIFDELDIPAPDHALGVGPGSPLAQLAVMCERLEPLLVAEAPDMVLVYGDTTTTLAGALAAAKLDIPLGHVEAGLRSFDRSMPEEQNRVVTDHLSALLLCPTDTAVANLAREGLTRGVHQVGDVMLDASRMFAPVAGARPGPAALGLDPGGYLLVTIHRAAATDTPEALRAMVDVLTAIEEPAVFPVHPRTRHKLEAGGLWDEVAAHPTLRLSPPVGYLDFTALLIGARAVVTDSGGVQKEAYFQGVPCVTLRDGTEWVETVEGGFNTLTGMDPGRVRAALADLSMPAERPPYYGDGRAAERIAEAVVAHGA; encoded by the coding sequence TTGAGGATCGTGTCGATCGTCGGCAACCGGCCCCAGTTCGTGAAGGCCGCGCCGCTCAGCCGCGCCCTGCGCACCCGCGTCGACGAGGTCCTCGTCCACAGCGGCCAGCACTACGACCCCGAGCTCGCCGACCTCATCTTCGACGAGCTGGACATCCCCGCCCCCGACCACGCCCTCGGCGTCGGTCCCGGCAGCCCCCTCGCGCAGCTCGCCGTGATGTGCGAGCGCCTCGAGCCGCTGCTCGTCGCCGAGGCGCCCGACATGGTGCTCGTCTACGGCGACACCACCACCACCCTCGCGGGGGCGCTCGCGGCGGCGAAGCTCGACATCCCCCTCGGCCACGTCGAGGCGGGACTCCGGTCGTTCGACCGGTCGATGCCGGAGGAGCAGAACCGCGTCGTCACCGACCACCTCTCCGCCCTGCTGCTCTGCCCGACCGACACCGCCGTCGCCAACCTCGCCCGCGAGGGGCTGACCCGCGGCGTCCACCAGGTGGGCGACGTCATGCTCGACGCGAGCCGCATGTTCGCCCCGGTGGCGGGGGCGCGCCCCGGTCCCGCGGCGCTCGGACTGGACCCCGGCGGGTACCTGCTCGTCACGATCCACCGCGCGGCCGCGACCGACACCCCCGAGGCCCTCCGGGCGATGGTCGACGTGCTCACCGCCATCGAGGAGCCCGCCGTGTTCCCCGTGCACCCCCGCACCCGGCACAAGCTCGAGGCCGGGGGGCTGTGGGACGAGGTCGCCGCCCACCCCACCCTGCGCCTCTCCCCGCCCGTCGGGTACCTCGACTTCACCGCCCTGCTCATCGGCGCCCGCGCCGTCGTGACCGACTCGGGCGGGGTGCAGAAGGAGGCCTACTTCCAGGGCGTCCCGTGCGTCACCCTGCGCGACGGGACGGAGTGGGTCGAGACCGTCGAGGGGGGCTTCAACACCCTCACGGGGATGGACCCCGGCCGCGTCCGCGCCGCCCTCGCGGACCTGTCGATGCCCGCCGAGCGGCCCCCGTACTACGGCGACGGGCGCGCCGCGGAGCGGATCGCCGAGGCCGTCGTCGCCCACGGCGCCTGA
- a CDS encoding Ig-like domain repeat protein codes for MAALAGIGCLAFAASALGVTEPPGVGTSSPRNQTAPWVFNWGTPEPADGESIVGYVGGATADPGATPATPVTPGGTVAVAESDRYFRVAALLDGGAIGPYATLPILPDYTAPTVSAVLSGTPNAAGWYRSLTIDVTCSDEGGGPVSCPDVTWSEDGAFGAGARSVSAVDAAGNSASFPLPAFNFDATRPNPGAPTTYGQPLSPGPQALVAEEPLFSWTRGLDERSGIARYELQWRLLDEDDWTTMNDDVANPAVGDPSGRRAASTPDLPVRTAFEWRVVTFDVAGNSRASNRQTLTIDPTVPAAPTITGGPAAPTKVSSPTFSWNGTEQTYLWDVTLAGAQNPLRLGGGPATEATIQNLPDGDYTFRVSQVTQAGRESAEATRSFKVDTTPPPPPGILVRPPFPAISEPVFTWETEAGAYSRWVVLDAAGNAVIPVSDTPATSVTLPTFPDGAYSFQLQQIDAAGNVSAPAVEPFTMLAPLTPAPAPSSGNITVLPRQNAVRLKPKAGQVVPTRAPVLRWTRGPKGTKLYNLQVFRVVKRRGSAPKIRKVLSVFPRGLQMRAPRAKLTPGTCYVWRVWPYTGRAFTPKPVGVSNFCVASSKVIKLKQKQARARKIAAARAARR; via the coding sequence ATGGCGGCCCTCGCCGGCATCGGATGCCTCGCCTTCGCGGCCTCCGCCCTCGGGGTGACCGAGCCGCCGGGCGTCGGCACGTCGTCGCCGCGCAACCAGACCGCGCCGTGGGTGTTCAACTGGGGCACGCCGGAGCCCGCCGACGGCGAGTCGATCGTGGGCTACGTCGGCGGGGCCACCGCCGACCCCGGCGCCACCCCCGCGACCCCGGTCACCCCCGGCGGCACCGTCGCCGTCGCGGAGAGCGACCGCTACTTCCGCGTCGCCGCGCTGCTCGACGGCGGCGCCATCGGCCCGTACGCGACCCTGCCGATCCTGCCGGACTACACCGCCCCGACCGTCAGCGCCGTCCTGTCCGGCACGCCGAACGCCGCGGGCTGGTACCGGTCGCTCACGATCGACGTCACCTGCTCGGACGAGGGCGGCGGCCCCGTCAGCTGTCCCGACGTGACCTGGAGCGAGGACGGCGCGTTCGGCGCCGGGGCCCGCTCGGTCAGCGCGGTCGACGCGGCCGGCAACTCCGCGTCCTTCCCGCTCCCCGCCTTCAACTTCGACGCGACGCGGCCGAACCCGGGTGCGCCGACCACCTACGGCCAGCCGCTCTCGCCCGGCCCGCAGGCCCTCGTCGCCGAGGAGCCCCTCTTCAGCTGGACCCGCGGCCTCGACGAGCGCTCCGGCATCGCCCGCTACGAGCTGCAGTGGCGCCTGCTCGACGAGGACGACTGGACGACGATGAACGACGACGTGGCGAACCCCGCCGTCGGCGACCCGTCCGGCCGGCGCGCCGCCTCGACCCCCGACCTGCCGGTGCGGACCGCCTTCGAGTGGCGCGTCGTGACCTTCGACGTCGCCGGCAACTCGCGGGCCTCGAACCGCCAGACGCTGACGATCGACCCGACCGTCCCCGCCGCGCCGACGATCACCGGCGGCCCGGCCGCGCCGACGAAGGTCTCGTCGCCGACCTTCTCCTGGAACGGCACGGAGCAGACCTACCTCTGGGACGTCACCCTCGCCGGCGCGCAGAACCCGCTGCGCCTGGGCGGCGGCCCCGCCACCGAGGCCACGATCCAGAACCTCCCCGACGGCGACTACACCTTCCGCGTCTCCCAGGTGACGCAGGCCGGGCGCGAGAGCGCCGAGGCGACCCGCTCCTTCAAGGTCGACACGACGCCCCCGCCGCCGCCCGGGATCCTGGTCCGCCCGCCGTTCCCGGCTATCTCGGAGCCCGTCTTCACGTGGGAGACCGAGGCCGGCGCCTACTCGCGCTGGGTCGTCCTCGACGCCGCCGGCAACGCCGTCATCCCCGTCAGCGACACCCCGGCGACGAGCGTGACGCTGCCGACGTTCCCCGACGGCGCCTACAGCTTCCAGCTCCAGCAGATCGACGCCGCCGGCAACGTGTCGGCCCCGGCCGTCGAGCCGTTCACGATGCTCGCCCCGCTGACGCCGGCGCCCGCGCCGTCCAGCGGCAACATCACGGTGCTGCCCCGCCAGAACGCCGTCCGCCTCAAGCCGAAGGCCGGCCAGGTCGTGCCGACCCGGGCCCCCGTGCTGCGCTGGACCCGCGGCCCGAAGGGCACCAAGCTCTACAACCTGCAGGTCTTCCGCGTCGTCAAGCGCCGCGGCAGCGCCCCGAAGATCCGCAAGGTGCTCTCGGTGTTCCCCCGCGGCCTCCAGATGCGGGCGCCCCGCGCCAAGCTCACCCCCGGCACCTGCTACGTCTGGCGCGTCTGGCCGTACACGGGCCGGGCGTTCACCCCGAAGCCCGTCGGCGTCAGCAACTTCTGCGTCGCCAGCTCCAAGGTGATCAAGCTCAAGCAGAAGCAGGCGCGGGCCCGCAAGATCGCCGCCGCCCGGGCCGCCCGGCGCTGA